The region tgagtAAAATGTTATTAGAGTTATTGCATTATTTTAATACTTAGCTCACCTCTGTGGAGATCCCTCAGATGAGTGTGTAAAATCTGCTACAGCTGCTCAGTGGAAAGAACAAACTGACTCATTCTGAGGCTAAAAGTATaatttatgtctgttttttggTTCTGAATATAACAAGACATTGTTGCCATGTGAAACAATAGTTGTTGCCTTTCACTTTCTGACCCTGTGAAATCACATCACAAACACAATCATCATGACACAGTGGGATCAGTGACTCAGatttgataactgctgtttgAAAGCCAATTATTCCTCTGATATCCTGATTGAAGAGATACATTTTTCACACACATTTCATCTTAAGACTCATGTTAGTCATATTTTAGCATATCTAATTTAACAATTCCAGTTATTTTTTGAAAgtaatatgatttttttgtatatttattgcCCAGATTCCTTATCTATTTTACTGCCAAGAAGAATGAAGAATGAAAGTCTGCATCATGTTTGTCTTCATTCAATCAGGACTGAAAGctcagggaaaaaaagattcaatTTGAATTGATGTAATCATTCTGTGCATGCACAACTTTTCATgcacacttttttattattctgcacCTTCAATACTACAAAAGCAGCACATCACATGTGGCCCATAGAAGACAGTAACAGCGTTATTTACAGGCGTCCCAACGCATTTTCAAGTCCGTGAAAGTTTCAgtctttatttcaaaaactTGTacactgtgttgttttgttctgtttttattttttgttttgttttgttgtttttgaatcaacatattttaaatagtttttcggtgatttatctgttttcagttgttctTATTCATTACTTTTTCTGCGCGCCTGTCTGCCGGACTTCAGCTCCATCAGCTCCACCTCGTGCTTGGCTGCAGTCTCCAGCACTTTTTGCTTGTTGTAGAAGACAACAAAGTTATTAATGATTGGGTGGATGGGCAGGGCGATGGCTATCACCCCGCAGAGAAAGCTCACGGCCGCGTTGCACTTGCCCAGGGTGGTTTTGGGGTATATGTCTCCATAGCCCACCGTGGTCATGGTGATGATGGCCCACCAGAAAGACTGAGGGATGCTCCTGAAAAGTGTCTCCGGGTGGCTTTGCTCCATGGTGTAGGCCAGCGCGGAGAACACAAAGATGCCCACACCCATGTACATGAGGAGCAGACCCAGCTCTTTGAGGCTCCTCTTCAGCGCGTAGGTCAGTGTCTGGAGCCCCGAGGAGTGGCGCGCCAACTTAAAAATACGCGCGATGCGCATGATGCGCAGTGCCTGGACGGCCTGCTGGACGTTGACCAGCTCCATCATGGATGTGGTGCCGAGGTAAGTGAGGGACAGGACCACGTAGAAAGGCATGATGGCCATGAAGTCTATGATGTTCATGATGGAAAGCACAAAGCGCAGCTTGTTCGGAGACGAGGTGAGACGCAGCAGGAACTCCGCCGTGAACCACATCATGCACGTGGTCTCGATCGCCTCCAGGGTCGGGTGCTCCACCAGCTTCCCTTCCGCGTTCGTCACCTGGAGCTCCGGGATGGTGCTCACACACATGACCACCGCGGAGACCAGGATGGAGAGGAAAGACGCGATGGCAACGATGCGCGCCGGCAGCGAGGAACCCGGCTTCTCCATCAGCTTCCACAGGAACCTCTGGCACCGCTGGGTGCGCGTGATGCACTGATCCACATCCAGATCCTCCAGAATAACTTTTACTTTGCTTGCAATCTCTTTCAGCTCTTGCTCTTTCTCGCTCAGGTAACTTTTACAGCATTCATCTAAAACACTTTGGTCTATCTTCCAAAACTCCATCTCTTTGATGAAACAGATGGGACAGATGCCGGTTTTTATGTGGATTTCATCAAAGTAATAAACATCAATGATGCACTTGAAGGAGTCAGGATCTCTGTCGAAGTAAAATTCTTTCCTGCCCGGATCAAAGTCATCACAGAGCGATGATATAAGGTCCAGATTCTGAGTGGAGCAGTTGGCCAGCTCCGCCAGTCTGCTGTCTGGGTAGCGCTTCAAATCATCCCCGAAAAGCACCACTCTGACTCCGCCAATGTTCACAGTGATCTCCTCCTCGTCGCTCAAACCACTCCTGTATTTTGGCCTCGGAACTGTCCACATTTTACAAACTAATTAAGGGAGCGAGTATTTAACAGAAACTGCACAAGTACCGCTGACTAACCAGAGCTGAAGCCTTCATCCTTCACGCGTAAAATGTTTCTCCACCAGACTGTTTCTTGCACTGAGTGGCACAGCTTGAGTGGCCAGCTTCTCCTAACACCTCCCatctctccttttctctctctcccacacagccacacgcacacgcacagaTAGACTAAAAGGGAACAATCACAACATCCTCTTGCACGCACCCATTGGTGTCTGCTGCGATGCAGCCCAGCACTGAATGCAAAACCAATTATGACCAAAAACATCACTGCTGCCCTTAAAGAACcatcaaactgttaaaaatatgATGCAATGGATAACAGCAgcctttatttttaactcaaaatcaaaatatgttgtATAATGCttaacataaatgaataattcaTAATTTACCTACTGGGATTTAAACTGTTgcatattcaaaacaaaattctAACATACATTAAAAGggtaaaatattgttaaatctGCAGACAGGGCACTCTCTGCTGACTGAGCATGGTATAACATACTATTACACAATCATTCAGTATGAATAAGGATGTTTACagtttattctaaataaaacatcCTTATAAGtcaatttatttgacttttttctgtcatatttCATACAACATTCCAGTATTTGTGCCCCTTTATCTCTATAAAACTAGACGCAGTATGTATATATGTTCAGACTGAATGATTAAATATTCAGgtgaccatttaaaaaaaaaaatctaatccaTGTAGAGCATTTACCCTCCacattctaaataaaataatatatatgcTGTCGATTATCTTGTTGGTTTTTCCTAaagtttttatgtcattttttatttaaattcatttttgtaTGAAAAAGTTAATCATGATATTTGatctttgctttttgtcatAAAGGACAAAATGAGCAGTtttgtttaacagttttattatttaagttaCAGCAGTTTCGGGGAGGAtatgctcatttatttttttaatatttacagcatacagtaaataaacaatTATCTTAAAAGAATCATAGTTAAACAGTTCTACAGTTCACAGAGTGTACTTTTTTGTGCAGCTGGCATTGTTGTGATGAAGACAGACATCCTTCCAGGGAAGTGATTATTTACACAGGTTTATCCTCTCTGGCTCAAGAgaatttttctgttcttttaaattcagtgtAGTTATTTCTGGTTCTGACTGTTTGAGGCTGACGACGTGCTTGTCAGTCACGTTTCTGACTTCTCGCTGCTCTCCAGCACACTGGTGCTGATATGGAAGCAGATGTAGGAGGAGTAATCCTGCTGGCAGAGTCCTGGGATGTCACAGCTTACCTGTTTGACAGACAACACAGACAACTGTGACACACACATGAAACTGATCTTAGTACTGCAGGAGTATTTGTACACCATGCAAATTTAAATCTTGGGtgtaaaatctgttctgtttaGCATGTAGAACGTGTGCCTGCAGGAAAATGAATGGTTGGCagagagcaaaataaaatataaataaacctggTTTGACTTTTTCTGGGTCTTTAGATATGAAAATATCAAAATCCCCTCAATTTCTGTATGTTTCTGTCTTAATTACTGAAACACTTTGAAGATTCTTGAAGaaattttagcattaaaaacTTCATCCAGTGTTTTCATTGATGACGTTAATGAAAAACATTATTAGGGGATAtgtacagttttacaaatatgaaAGCCATTGATATTTGATCAAACACTTTTCCAACGTTGGTACAATGAAGAGAAAAGCAGAAGCAAAAAGGCACATTTCACTTTATTGGttgctttcattcattcttctgtgcttgtgtttttctACAGAAACCAGACAAGCTGAAGTATGAAGGGATCGTCCCTACTTGGCATGCTGTAGTTGCAGAACAGTGTTCGTTCTTTTCCTTTCATAAAGAAAAGAGCTTTGAAGCTCCCTTCCTACCACTTATAGAGAGGAAAAAGCTTTTAtcatggctgtaactctgtgtAATTTCACTCaggtaccaaaaaaaaaatcctttgcaAAACCCACACTCAgatgtctttttctcttttcccaTGTGTGTTTCTCTACTTGAGTCCAAGACTGAGGCTTCTCTCAAACTCCCTGCAGCTTTTTCACACACTTCATCATCTCCAGTCTTTCTTCTGCACTTCAGAAAAGTAAGTCAAGCTGAGTGAAGTCATTATGCTCCTGCTAGTTTATGGTTTTTCACTTGTTGTGTTGCATTGTTTCATATGTTATATAATATCACACAGTATCATATATCTTAATTTCAACATTATTTAACGGCTGATGCAGGTTTTCCTGActtgaaaacctgttttttttgttctgtgttttggattaaaataaattaacaccAATAATATAAGAATTTACTGATAGATTTGTTTGTCCTCTTACATCCGTCATGGTGGCAGTGGGGTCCAGATGCACGAACAGAGAGTTGAGTTCCTCCTTCAGTTTTTTGGAGCGCTTCCTCTCAGTCTCTAGCAGTAAAGCCTGGTAGTTCACAGGTAACCCATACCTGCAGAAGATATTATCATGCAGAAAATTCCCATAAAAATCAAGCAACCACGTTTTCATTAGTGACTAAAGAGAATCCCCAATGTTTTACTCACCTGAGGACTGATTCTGCAAACACCCTTAATGCTTTCAAGTGAATCCAGGCAATGAAGACCTGAGTGAAATTCACCTTCAGCCAACGCACGAAGATTCCCTGTGGAGCAGGAATTAGCTGTAAAGATGCACCTCAACGCGTTCTGATGTAAATCCAGAGGTCAAACGTAAAGTGACTCACATACTGCTCCTTTTTCTGGACGCTGAGCTTCATGAtctcctgctgcttcttctcctccacatcAAAGCTGTACTCTCGCACCATAAACCTGCAGGGCACATAAACTACATTATGGTAATAGACACAGAAAGCACAGCTTAGTCTCCACTGGGTGTTTTCTGTCAATCCCTGCTGCTTACTTGCTCTGCAGAGCTTTGGCTTTGAATTCACATACAGCTCTTTTGAAGAGTGTCACTGAGAAGATGGCCCCCTCTCTGTCCTCAAACAGCTTCCTGAAAGTCACAGAGTAAAGACAGAAGCTCAAAGTGACACAAGAAGCAGAATGCAACTTTTCCACTTGTATGTACAGTttggtttgaataaaatctaaactctAATTATAAAAACGTTTATCACAGCTCTACGGACTCCTATTATCCTGCTGATCCAGGCCACACAGACTCTTACTTTCTGCAGGTAACAGAACACCCCAGCTTGACTTTTCAGAGGTGGGGAAACGGCACTTAGAGCTTTGCTGACACACTTGCACCAGAATCAAGTCTAATttcaaaaaacacaactcaCCTGCTCGATCGTGGAACTACGAACTCTGAAAAGGATTCATAACTTCTCTCCCACAGCAGGAAACTCTCTCTAGGACCAATGACATGCACATTATATTTATATGATATCACAagagcagacaaacaaacaggcgATGTGACTGACCTGCTCACCACAACCAGCAGAGTTGTTAGATACTCTGAGAACACCAGGTCTTCCTTCTTCACAACACCATTCAGACTGCAAGTGTGCAAATTTCCACTAGAAGCAGAGAAACTCTGTGAATGTCCTGCAGATGCAGTTAGGTATCATATATAGCTCATATCACTCACTTTTGATTGTGTTCAAGGCTTTCCAAGTTGGCTTTTACACTGCTGTATGCTGCAGAGCGAGTTTTTAATTCTGTCTCCACCTGTGAAATTTCCTGCAGAATATAAAGCATCAAGTATAACTTTCTGTAATCAATCCTTTCATGCATCTTGGAATTGTTACGTACATAATTATCATTATAGGTGGCATTACTGCTGTTGTTTTCACCTTATACTGTAAGCCTTTAAGAATGCTCATGCCAAAACAGGATTTTGGAGACAACAAACTACTCCTACTATTCATTTATGTCAGTGCAAAACACCGATAAACTGAAaccaaactgacattttttggAGACAGATTGCCTAAAAATTATTCTAATTAAGGCTTGTTTTGTCTCTAAAGCGTACTGCTGCTAAATCTGAAAACTCAGAATTctaatgttaaaagaaaatctaaatatatAGAACAAACTTACCTgacattcaaattaaaatttttatcaCCCGTCttgttttacaaatgaaacCAAGAAACACACATCCCAGTTTGCTTTCATCAATCAATACAATGTTTAAACACTAAAACCATGATCATTTACTGTAGGTGTTAAGAAGCTGATAATATTTAATACCATTAGCTCGGCTTGCAGAGCAACTTTTTGTGCAAAGTCAGCTGTGTTTTGGTCTTCTATAACTGAACCTTGTCTTCTGTTTAAAGCCATGTGACTGTCAGCTAATGGGGAACAAAGTTTTGAACTATACACATGTTTACACTGATTGATCCCTGATTTAGAGCGGCTCAGTCTCTCTGCCAGACTCAGCCACAATCTGTAAGATCTTTAATAACTGTTTTACCTTGTTGATGATGTCTGTCAGGCTGGAGAGAGGCAGAGCCGTGGGATACTTGGCTTTGTCCCATTGAAATTTGGTCATATGGTTCATCAGGTCCACtaaggagaaaacacaaaaaaacttcagtttgtACAATCACATTTCCATtccaaaaaaaagacagcacaTACGCATGTTATACTGCACTCCAGTTAAAAGTGCAAACTGCCAGCAGAAATTTACCCCTCAGGGCTGTGAGGTAAGCTTTCAGGGGCGACAGGGGGGCTCTCTGATTCATCCTTGGGTCTGAAAGAGGAGACTGATCACGTTAGTCTGGTTTGTACTCTTCTACATTCAACAGTGTTGTCATATGGAGCTCTGCAGTGGCTTCTATTTATCCACTGATCAAGTTTTTCTAGGCTGTAATCAACAAACTCAgcttcatgtctgtgtttgtgtggttcaCCTCCATTGGCTAAAACGTTTTCTTGCACTTTGTCACTGGACGGCTCCATCACTTCCTTCAAACACTGGcaggtttttttaatcagactgaCCCAGGTGAcatgggagaagaagaaaacacattATTACCGCACATTTATGCAATTTGTTTACCAATTTCTCTCTTATAAATTTATTTCCCCCCACACATTACAATAAGACAATAtaatgggagaaaaaaataatgatttaacAAAAGGTTGTATTGGGCATTTCACAACCAGAGAATAAACatgtgggttttgtttgtttgtttgattgtttttttaatgaatatatttttttatgctacGTGCATCCTTATATTCACTGTGGATGTTTGTCACCGAAGATGAAAACTTGTAATGCACTATTATTCATCTCCAGAAAATAACAGTTCAAACCATACAGACAAATTATGCAATAAATTGAATCCCCCATTAAGCATTTAATCTTCTTCCTGGAACTGTGAGAAGAAGTCTACATCACCGCTTACGCTGTTTCAGCTCAAATAGACCAATGATGAATTTAAAACTAGGAAGGAAAACTAAACTCCAGCTGCCCCTGAGCATCAATTAATCATGGCACAGACTGCAAACAGGCTCAGGGTTGCTGGTTTTAATGAAGGATAAAGCTGCACTTTAAGCTAGAACCGTGTAATTCTCATTGAGACCAACAGTTCAAAGAGCATGCAACTCAATTTAattaaactcctttttttttacctttcagtgAGCATGTCGAGTTTTGATAAATCATCAGACACTCTGAGCAGACTGTCCAGTATTCCCACCTGCAGcctcagcagaaacacaaaagtttttttacatttatgttcaTGTTTGATCTTTGTGGACTTTAGGATTCATCATACATGTCAGTTTCATTTTgatgatgtttaaataaaagaaaggggTTGATTGTTAGCGTAATTTCTTCAATTATGTAAATGTGCCAGATTTAGCCACTGAGACGTGGGTTCTCAGTAAGTAAATTGCTCCTGAAGTGTATAAGAGtcacaataaatgtaaataattgtaCATTTCTGCACTTAAATTTTGAATCTTGAATATCTTTGGTTCTCACTGCTACTAAAACATTTGGGTCTGAATGTCTTTTAAGAGGCTTTGAAAGGAATATAgacagttttactaattttaaagTATGAGTTGTCCAATCTTTCGAGCTTTAACAATTTTACACAATAAAGCAGTAGTGAAAAAGCAGCTCCTGGCAGCCAGGTTGGACATTGATCATGCTGAGTGAAACAGGTCAGATGGAAATTTTGCCTCAAACTGTAGAAAGCAACCTGAGCCTTGATCCCTTCACCAGAGAAGGACACCAAACACCGTCACCCTCCTCACATTCACTCTACTGTACCAGTATAAACAAAGAACGTGTGCTTCTGCCTTCCTTAAGAACAGAAATGTCTCCTTATCTCATATTCAGTGAAATTTACTTTGCACTTTCAGGGTCTTCGCTGGCGTTACGCACCCTCACCTTCAGATCTGGGATGGAGAACTTCCAGCATGAGGCCATTTGGGTTTTGTTGATGGTTCGCTTAAGTTTCTCTACGCTGGTTAGACTGGTCTTGTCCAGTGGGACAGAAATCAGCCAAAAATCTGTCATGACTCCCTGTGCTTCACATAGAGACCTTCAGACATGAATCCTTCTCACGAGAGCAGGCTTTGGCCCCCAAAAACCTGCTacttaaagcaacaaaaacacagaaacattagCTCTGTTACTGGGAACACTTGTGAACTGGccttaaataaaagaacatattAATTCAGTCTTTCCACAAAATACTAGATgcataaaataaagtcaaatgcCCTCCTAGAATTAAGTGTTCAAAGTAGGATCTTACCTTCAGGTTATCTTCAGGATCATCCTGTGACATTGCCTCAGTAAGAGGTTAAGTCTGAGTAGCAGCTCCACCTGAGACGGACTGATGTCTGAGCAACAGCTCTACTTTACACCGTCTGATAGTCAGTCTGCTGTTTTACTATCAGTCACAGGAAGCTCTTATCACTCAGGTGATCTGAGGAAATGCAGAAAAGGTTGgtgtttaatttgaaatgttgaACACCAAGTACATAATTTGGCATTTCCTTCTTTCTTCTTGGACTCATATTATTTGTATTAATGGAAAAAGATTAATACTTATAGTTTCCTAAAAAAGGTGGTAATTATCACTCAGGTTGTTGATAGCACTTTACacgtttcttctcttttttaccttttgagCTGACACGCCTGATGTAACCAAGCTGCAAGTTATCTAGTAGCATGAACTTATTGAGTTGCTGgcgagtttttgttttgtttttgaaagaaaaaaaaaagttacaaataactgaaattttgctgaaaatgaacaaatgatgTTTGATATCAAATTGATTGGGTGGATGTTGATTCCGAAACAATAAttgcacactttaaaaaattataacaatGCTCATATGtaagttaaataaacaaaagtcatGGACCATCTACTGTATAAAAACTAGCAAATTATTCTTCAGGTGGCCGTTTCTACTGGAGATGCAGTTACACTATTTGACCACTGGGTGGCAGTGCATAGAATGACTCACTGTCTGAAAGGTTTAAGAAACTTTTAATTTAGGCTTCTCTAACCTGTTATTAAGAGCACTGTacttaatgaataaaatataatataagcAGATTGCGAGTCTGTGCTGGTAGCTTAAAGGTACGGAGGACCAAAACTATACTTAGATGCAATGCAAAATGTGATTTTGGGATGTTTTATATCATTTGCTaccaaataaaagttttttttttaaaatagacaACTTCTTACAGTGATGTAATCAAGTAGGTGCAGTTTTTTTCGTGTTCAGCAAACGGAGCTTTAATTAATGGGTAGAAATTATTAccgaaaataatattttttatatgaaacGACTTTACAGGGACACAACTTCCCTGGTTTTTCAGCTGAtgtcttcagtttgttgtgaaGACAGACGACAACACattgacaacaataaaaacatttttccttacAGTGACCCACAGGTTCAACAATTAAATAACAGCtatacaataaattaaaacgttattattattttttaggttcCTGCTTTGTGCTCGGGGATAATTAATTACCTTAGGACAACACCGGAACTTTTGAGATGGCGGTTGCGGCGATGGGGTTTCTGGTCGGACCCTTTTCTCCGAACTCCGCTCggctttctgtgtttggttCTGTTCAACAACGTGGATGAAGTGCCGGACGAGTTGTTCATAGTTAAAAATGCAGATATCTAATGTCAACGATGTGAAAATTTATAATTTAAGCTACGGAAAGTCTCTTCCTGAGGTAAGTGTGGTTTAATGTCCTCTGAGTTTTAAGGTTATTCGGAAACTTTAGCTTTGATTGATAACTTCGCTAGCTAGCCTGTAGAAATCTGTTGAACTGCTGTTCAGCCTTCAAACTTCAATTTACCCAAACATTTCactaatatttatttgaatttcagTACATGATTGTACCCGTTTGCTATTCTAGCTTAAGACTAGCAAACAATTATCATACTTctaaattcacacaaaaaaaacaggttagATTAggctgttaggaaaatatttgaaCTTTCAGAAGTGATAATTGAATATTAACCAACCATcttgtaaaatataaatcaacTTTTGTCCATATGTgcttgtaaacaaacagaaaccttaAAAGGAAAAGCTGCTTGGGGTTCAGGCAGTTAATCTGGtataattaatataatttttaaagttACTTCTAATTAATCTTGATCacctctgctttgtttttgcagtggTTGTCTGATCGGAA is a window of Kryptolebias marmoratus isolate JLee-2015 linkage group LG10, ASM164957v2, whole genome shotgun sequence DNA encoding:
- the atp6v1c2 gene encoding V-type proton ATPase subunit C 1-B; amino-acid sequence: MTDFWLISVPLDKTSLTSVEKLKRTINKTQMASCWKFSIPDLKVGILDSLLRVSDDLSKLDMLTESLIKKTCQCLKEVMEPSSDKVQENVLANGDPRMNQRAPLSPLKAYLTALRVDLMNHMTKFQWDKAKYPTALPLSSLTDIINKEISQVETELKTRSAAYSSVKANLESLEHNQNGNLHTCSLNGVVKKEDLVFSEYLTTLLVVVSRESFLLWERSYESFSEFVVPRSSRKLFEDREGAIFSVTLFKRAVCEFKAKALQSKFMVREYSFDVEEKKQQEIMKLSVQKKEQYGIFVRWLKVNFTQVFIAWIHLKALRVFAESVLRYGLPVNYQALLLETERKRSKKLKEELNSLFVHLDPTATMTDVSCDIPGLCQQDYSSYICFHISTSVLESSEKSET
- the kcnf1b gene encoding potassium voltage-gated channel subfamily F member 1 encodes the protein MWTVPRPKYRSGLSDEEEITVNIGGVRVVLFGDDLKRYPDSRLAELANCSTQNLDLISSLCDDFDPGRKEFYFDRDPDSFKCIIDVYYFDEIHIKTGICPICFIKEMEFWKIDQSVLDECCKSYLSEKEQELKEIASKVKVILEDLDVDQCITRTQRCQRFLWKLMEKPGSSLPARIVAIASFLSILVSAVVMCVSTIPELQVTNAEGKLVEHPTLEAIETTCMMWFTAEFLLRLTSSPNKLRFVLSIMNIIDFMAIMPFYVVLSLTYLGTTSMMELVNVQQAVQALRIMRIARIFKLARHSSGLQTLTYALKRSLKELGLLLMYMGVGIFVFSALAYTMEQSHPETLFRSIPQSFWWAIITMTTVGYGDIYPKTTLGKCNAAVSFLCGVIAIALPIHPIINNFVVFYNKQKVLETAAKHEVELMELKSGRQARRKSNE